From the genome of Geminocystis herdmanii PCC 6308, one region includes:
- a CDS encoding AAA family ATPase, which translates to MLSKFGIKNYRCFDELNLENIARLNLIGGMNNVGKTSLLEAIFLYLGANVPDLALRVNMYRGMEQFNHSLDSLWGWLFTNKSINNIIQLTGINEEGIKEIVEIQLTHSDNLKLSSSEDINGSNAQSFSSLTTELIPNELNFIYQKNNQKFISSLTLTSNGLIGKREQITLIQGVFITSTIRSTREDVERFSNLEKVNRQGEIVDTLKLLEPRLQRLAILIQGGFPVIAGDIGIGELIPMAYMGEGICRLLSIILAIATTKNGIVLIDEIENGLHYSKIVEIWKAIDLISHKMNTQIFATTHSMECIESAHKAFNELSEYNFSYYRLERKKDSNKIKVLTYNKNTINTSIDLNLEMR; encoded by the coding sequence ATGTTAAGTAAATTTGGGATTAAAAATTATCGTTGTTTTGATGAATTAAACCTAGAAAATATTGCTAGATTAAATTTAATTGGAGGCATGAATAATGTCGGTAAAACTTCATTATTGGAAGCAATATTTTTATATTTAGGTGCTAATGTACCCGATTTAGCTTTAAGAGTAAATATGTATCGTGGTATGGAGCAGTTTAATCATAGTCTTGATTCTTTATGGGGCTGGTTATTTACTAATAAATCTATTAATAATATCATTCAACTAACAGGAATTAATGAAGAAGGAATAAAAGAAATTGTCGAAATACAATTAACTCATTCTGACAATTTAAAACTATCATCATCGGAAGATATTAACGGTTCAAATGCTCAATCTTTTAGCTCTTTAACCACTGAATTAATACCAAATGAATTAAATTTTATTTATCAAAAAAATAACCAAAAATTTATTTCTAGTTTAACTTTAACTTCTAATGGTTTAATCGGAAAAAGAGAACAAATTACCTTAATACAAGGGGTTTTTATTACTTCTACAATTCGTTCTACAAGAGAAGATGTTGAAAGATTTAGCAACTTAGAAAAAGTAAATCGTCAAGGAGAAATTGTCGATACTTTAAAATTATTAGAACCAAGATTACAACGATTAGCTATATTAATTCAAGGAGGATTTCCTGTGATTGCAGGAGATATTGGTATCGGAGAATTAATTCCTATGGCGTATATGGGAGAGGGAATATGTCGTTTATTATCAATAATATTAGCTATAGCTACTACTAAAAATGGCATAGTTTTAATCGATGAAATTGAAAATGGATTACATTATTCAAAAATTGTGGAAATTTGGAAAGCAATAGATTTAATTTCTCATAAAATGAATACTCAAATATTTGCTACTACTCACAGTATGGAATGTATAGAATCTGCTCATAAAGCCTTTAATGAATTATCTGAATATAATTTTAGTTATTATCGTTTGGAAAGAAAAAAAGACAGTAATAAAATTAAAGTTTTAACCTATAACAAAAATACCATAAATACTTCGATCGATCTAAATTTAGAGATGCGTTAA
- a CDS encoding UPF0175 family protein, giving the protein MNNTQVSLELPDHISEDEVKLLLAIKMYELQKITLGQASKIAGLSKSSLIEILGKYQIPVFNYSPNELREELGL; this is encoded by the coding sequence ATGAATAATACACAAGTCAGTTTAGAGCTACCAGATCATATTTCTGAAGATGAAGTTAAGTTATTATTAGCGATTAAAATGTATGAATTGCAGAAAATAACATTAGGACAGGCTTCTAAAATTGCAGGTTTGTCTAAGTCTTCATTGATTGAAATTTTAGGCAAATATCAAATTCCTGTTTTTAATTATTCGCCGAATGAATTGCGAGAAGAATTGGGGCTATGA
- the chlP gene encoding geranylgeranyl reductase: protein MTIRVAVVGGGPAGSSAAEVLAKAGIETYIFERKLDNAKPCGGAIPLCMVSEFDLPPEIIDRRVRKMKMISPSNIEVNIGQTLKDGEYIGMCRREVLDGFMRDRAAKLGANLINGTVYQLDIPSNDKEAYTLHYADHSNGTAQGEMKTLKVDLVIGADGANSRIAKAIDAGDYNYAIAFQERIRLPEDKMAYYEDLAEMYVGNDVSPDFYAWVFPKYDHVAVGTGTMKVNKAIIKDLQAGIRQRAAKRLEGGEIIKVEAHPIPEHPRPRRVVGRVALVGDAAGTVTKSSGEGIYFAAKSARMCAEVIVETSNNGQKVPSEADLKTYLKRWDKQYGATYLVLDILQRVFYRSDATREAFVEMCSDIDVQKITFDSYLYKTVVPSNPLVQMKITAKTIGSLLRGNALAP from the coding sequence GTGACAATTAGGGTAGCAGTAGTAGGAGGAGGACCTGCCGGTTCTTCCGCCGCCGAAGTTTTAGCCAAAGCTGGAATTGAAACTTATATTTTTGAAAGAAAATTAGATAACGCCAAACCTTGCGGTGGTGCGATTCCTCTTTGTATGGTGAGTGAATTTGATTTACCACCCGAAATTATCGATCGAAGAGTGCGTAAAATGAAAATGATTTCACCCTCCAATATTGAAGTAAATATTGGTCAAACCCTCAAAGATGGTGAATATATCGGAATGTGTCGTAGAGAAGTCCTCGACGGCTTTATGCGCGATCGAGCCGCCAAATTAGGAGCAAACTTAATTAACGGTACAGTCTATCAATTAGACATTCCCAGTAACGATAAAGAGGCTTATACCCTTCACTACGCAGATCATTCTAACGGCACTGCTCAAGGGGAAATGAAAACCTTAAAAGTTGACCTCGTAATTGGTGCAGACGGTGCAAACTCCCGTATTGCCAAAGCCATTGACGCAGGAGACTATAACTACGCCATCGCCTTCCAAGAAAGAATCAGATTACCTGAAGACAAAATGGCATACTACGAAGACTTAGCAGAAATGTATGTTGGCAACGATGTTTCCCCCGACTTTTATGCTTGGGTATTCCCCAAATATGATCACGTTGCCGTTGGTACAGGCACAATGAAAGTCAACAAAGCCATTATCAAAGACTTACAAGCAGGAATCCGTCAACGGGCGGCTAAACGCTTAGAAGGTGGCGAAATCATCAAAGTAGAAGCCCATCCTATCCCCGAACATCCCCGCCCTCGCCGTGTAGTCGGTAGAGTTGCCTTAGTGGGAGATGCCGCAGGTACTGTTACCAAATCTTCTGGAGAAGGCATTTATTTTGCCGCCAAATCCGCCAGAATGTGTGCAGAAGTTATCGTAGAAACCAGTAATAATGGGCAAAAAGTGCCTAGTGAAGCAGATTTAAAAACCTACCTCAAACGTTGGGATAAACAATACGGTGCTACCTACCTTGTATTAGACATTCTTCAAAGAGTTTTCTATCGTAGTGATGCCACCAGAGAAGCCTTTGTGGAAATGTGTTCTGACATTGATGTACAAAAAATCACCTTCGATAGCTACTTATATAAAACCGTTGTGCCTAGTAATCCTTTAGTCCAAATGAAGATTACCGCTAAGACGATCGGAAGCCTATTAAGAGGCAACGCTTTAGCACCGTAA
- a CDS encoding DUF3226 domain-containing protein — protein sequence MIKLTKITQQKLLIGEGKAEEVFFGELINILNLNNEILITSYGGKDNLSNFLETLPLIPGFDELKSLGITRYADNSIHSAFQSVNSILNKHKLPMPKSLDNLIAKNNHIKISLFFLPDNKNSGMLEDLLLNSIENDSIIDCIDSYFECVKNQTGKQPKNMAKAKIHAWLASQKNPDKSLIDATKARYWDYNNFAFYNLQQFILSL from the coding sequence ATGATTAAACTAACCAAGATTACTCAACAAAAATTATTAATAGGAGAAGGTAAAGCAGAAGAAGTTTTTTTTGGTGAATTAATAAATATTCTGAATCTGAATAATGAGATTTTAATTACTTCCTATGGAGGAAAAGATAATCTTAGTAACTTTTTGGAAACTTTACCATTAATACCGGGTTTTGATGAGTTAAAATCTTTGGGAATAACTAGATATGCTGATAATTCAATTCATAGTGCATTTCAAAGTGTTAATAGTATTTTAAATAAACATAAATTACCTATGCCTAAAAGTTTAGATAATTTGATAGCTAAAAATAATCATATTAAGATTAGTTTATTTTTTTTACCTGATAATAAAAATTCAGGAATGTTAGAAGATTTATTGCTTAATTCTATAGAAAATGATTCAATAATCGATTGTATAGATAGTTATTTTGAATGTGTCAAAAATCAAACAGGAAAACAACCAAAAAATATGGCAAAAGCAAAAATACACGCTTGGTTAGCAAGTCAAAAAAATCCTGATAAAAGTTTAATTGATGCAACAAAAGCTCGTTATTGGGATTATAATAATTTTGCTTTTTATAATCTTCAACAATTTATTTTGTCATTATAA
- a CDS encoding DUF3368 domain-containing protein — protein MNQIIIADSTCLIGLERIGKLEILPQLFDSILIPPKVAEEFGFTLSWLNVVNITDKGLVCALTMIVDDGEAEAITLAYETKVKVILDDQQARKVARNMKVTFIGTIGILIQAKQCGIIQSIKPLLDDLENNNFYLSKNLKQEALTIVNEM, from the coding sequence ATGAATCAGATTATTATTGCCGATAGCACCTGTTTAATCGGATTAGAAAGAATTGGTAAGTTAGAAATTTTACCCCAATTATTTGACTCAATTTTAATTCCGCCTAAAGTAGCTGAAGAATTTGGTTTCACTCTATCTTGGTTAAATGTTGTAAATATTACAGATAAAGGTTTAGTATGCGCTTTAACAATGATTGTTGATGATGGAGAAGCAGAAGCAATTACCCTTGCTTATGAGACTAAGGTTAAAGTAATTTTAGATGATCAACAAGCTCGTAAAGTTGCTCGGAATATGAAAGTTACTTTTATTGGTACAATAGGGATTTTAATTCAAGCGAAACAATGCGGAATTATTCAATCAATTAAACCGTTATTAGATGATTTAGAAAATAATAATTTTTATTTAAGTAAAAATCTAAAACAAGAAGCATTAACTATCGTTAATGAAATGTAA
- a CDS encoding FkbM family methyltransferase: MTSESNNKKGIASFLANLPLIRRVKIIKQLILEKLDQVLDQTNNIDNKTNSLLNNDISLLEALISIINTLKIIYKQSQNYYNNLIKNIQEDSQKYYEHINKKLLNLLENSQFQNDKLNILEIQFKKINQELSDKLSIVQEEIINAQDLSKQCLTQQQTIENILNSLNSKKIIINDSSYTLKNPEIGLMMYLYSFLPNRSAIDIGANIGDVSESLLKAGYEVYSFEPFLPTYEKLKSRLNNNPYFHSYSVALGATNETREFYLATDTTPEKIYQDSSLYNSLIKHSMPDDLLFTDTTTVTVKTLASFHDNNEIPANIGLVKIDTEGFDLQVIEGMELYQYPVVITEFWDKNIPFGISETHNKLEDLVTQMRCRNYHWYIVMYRVWGDQTDSITSWRDAIAFYCNNCYSVKNSWGNIFFFQDYDLFLQAHRWTTSILPETYFR; the protein is encoded by the coding sequence ATGACATCAGAATCAAATAATAAAAAAGGTATTGCTAGTTTTTTAGCTAATTTACCTTTAATTAGACGAGTTAAAATTATTAAACAATTAATTCTTGAAAAACTAGATCAAGTTTTAGATCAAACGAATAATATAGATAATAAAACCAATAGTCTTTTAAATAATGATATTAGCTTATTAGAAGCTCTAATTTCGATTATAAATACCTTAAAAATTATTTATAAACAGTCTCAGAATTACTATAATAATTTAATTAAAAATATTCAAGAAGATAGTCAAAAATACTATGAACATATCAATAAAAAATTACTAAATTTACTAGAAAATTCTCAATTTCAAAATGATAAATTAAATATTTTAGAAATACAATTTAAAAAAATAAATCAAGAATTATCAGACAAATTATCGATCGTCCAAGAAGAAATAATTAACGCTCAAGATTTGTCAAAACAATGTTTGACTCAACAACAAACAATCGAAAATATTTTAAATAGTTTGAACTCAAAAAAAATTATTATTAATGATTCTTCCTATACATTAAAAAATCCAGAAATTGGTTTAATGATGTATTTATATTCTTTTTTACCGAATCGTTCCGCCATTGATATTGGAGCAAATATTGGGGATGTATCAGAAAGTTTATTAAAAGCAGGATATGAAGTTTATAGCTTTGAACCATTTTTACCAACCTATGAAAAATTAAAATCTCGACTCAACAATAATCCTTATTTTCATAGTTATTCAGTGGCTTTAGGTGCAACCAATGAAACCAGAGAATTTTATCTAGCCACTGATACAACCCCAGAAAAAATTTATCAGGATTCTAGCTTATATAACAGCTTAATTAAACATTCCATGCCCGATGATTTACTCTTTACCGATACCACTACGGTAACGGTTAAAACCTTAGCTAGTTTCCATGACAATAACGAAATTCCTGCTAATATTGGTTTAGTCAAAATTGATACCGAAGGTTTTGATTTACAAGTGATTGAAGGTATGGAATTGTATCAATATCCCGTAGTCATCACAGAATTTTGGGATAAGAATATTCCCTTTGGGATTTCCGAAACCCATAATAAATTAGAAGATTTAGTAACCCAAATGCGTTGCCGAAATTATCACTGGTATATTGTTATGTATCGAGTTTGGGGTGATCAAACAGATTCGATCACTTCGTGGCGCGATGCGATCGCATTCTACTGTAATAACTGTTATTCAGTCAAAAATAGTTGGGGAAATATCTTTTTCTTTCAAGATTACGATTTATTTTTACAGGCTCATCGCTGGACAACATCAATACTTCCTGAAACCTATTTCCGTTAA
- a CDS encoding tetratricopeptide repeat protein produces the protein MSNIYLGIAVNAKKVMIKKLQQWLKQIPIQAYDPLNDEDENHHGNNSNNGKTSPQKTMSSVKDNDLEFLFHQLLQGVANGWQENRIEQFFEKLTPRITVEIWLDWLQRYRNQLMASPAPHYHFAARMIILGEVTASLPFLRPVGDLAYEIGTELLNRRENNPIVESLRSRLNTENETETENELTESASSLGDVLSLLQNNPEFAENTAKELGINTVDPGMIMEKIVQETELESSHFQESVSPETVNDLFNLGLEKAELGDLEEAIAFWDQVLSVDEQFIQAWHNRGSALAYLNRFEEAIHSFDRAIAINVNDYHSWNNRGNALYSLGKWKEAIISWDRVLGVQPNFLSALYHKGLALEKLDLIADAVACYEKCISIDRHHSLSQKALDRCQNLKGR, from the coding sequence ATGTCTAATATATATTTAGGAATAGCGGTTAATGCAAAAAAGGTAATGATCAAAAAACTACAACAATGGCTTAAACAAATTCCCATTCAAGCCTATGATCCTCTTAATGATGAGGATGAGAATCACCATGGGAATAATAGCAATAATGGGAAAACATCGCCCCAGAAAACGATGTCTTCTGTAAAGGATAATGATCTGGAGTTTTTATTCCATCAATTATTACAAGGCGTAGCGAATGGATGGCAGGAAAATCGCATTGAGCAATTTTTTGAAAAATTAACCCCTAGAATAACGGTGGAAATTTGGTTAGATTGGTTACAACGTTACCGTAATCAGTTAATGGCTTCTCCTGCTCCTCATTATCATTTTGCAGCTAGAATGATTATTTTGGGGGAAGTAACGGCTTCTTTGCCTTTTTTGCGTCCTGTAGGAGATTTGGCTTATGAAATTGGTACAGAATTATTAAATCGTCGGGAAAATAATCCGATCGTGGAGTCTTTACGATCGCGCTTAAATACAGAAAATGAGACGGAAACAGAGAATGAATTAACGGAATCCGCTAGTTCTTTGGGTGATGTGCTTTCTTTACTACAAAATAATCCCGAATTTGCGGAAAATACGGCGAAAGAATTAGGTATAAATACTGTTGATCCGGGGATGATTATGGAAAAAATTGTCCAAGAAACGGAGTTAGAATCTAGTCATTTTCAGGAGTCTGTGTCACCAGAAACGGTTAATGATTTATTTAATTTGGGTTTAGAGAAAGCTGAATTAGGGGATTTAGAGGAAGCGATCGCATTTTGGGATCAAGTGTTAAGTGTAGATGAGCAATTTATTCAAGCATGGCATAATCGAGGGAGTGCGTTGGCTTATTTAAACCGTTTTGAGGAAGCTATCCATAGTTTCGATCGAGCTATCGCTATTAATGTCAATGACTATCATTCATGGAATAATCGGGGTAATGCGTTATATAGTTTAGGTAAATGGAAAGAGGCAATTATTAGTTGGGATAGGGTTTTAGGGGTGCAACCTAATTTCTTGTCTGCTTTGTATCATAAGGGTTTAGCTTTGGAAAAATTAGATTTAATTGCTGATGCGGTGGCTTGTTATGAAAAATGTATATCTATCGATCGTCATCATAGTTTATCTCAAAAAGCGCTCGATCGATGTCAGAATCTTAAAGGTCGGTAG
- a CDS encoding SpoIID/LytB domain-containing protein — MWTKLFFKTTSKLSFIALFWLIFTTSAHAALELRVAIKKSVNNLQIGSSTPAVIKDGAGRVIGQVDGMNSFVAKTNGGNVNLAQWNSTGIWVEPSGDGVTWIGDRWYRGRVLLTRQGGGITAVNYVDIEEYLYSVVGAEAIPSWPQEALKAQAVAARTYALYKRNTSKNSVFDLDTTTATQVYKGLSSEYTTTHQAVRATNGQIMTYNNQPILAVFHSSSGGHTENVEDIWTSPLPYLRGVVDYDQTAPVFQWNKTVSPSAMSRVAGGVGNIRALVPQKTTPQGRIVTMQVVGDRSTRNVAGTQLRSALDLRSTLFRVSTSGNTIQVSGRGFGHGLGLSQWGTFYLAQNGVDYRQILGHYYQNARLATMRTR; from the coding sequence ATGTGGACAAAATTATTCTTCAAAACAACCTCTAAATTAAGTTTTATCGCCCTATTCTGGTTAATTTTCACCACCAGCGCCCATGCCGCCTTAGAATTGAGGGTAGCAATCAAAAAAAGTGTTAATAATCTACAAATCGGAAGTTCAACTCCTGCAGTAATTAAAGACGGTGCAGGGCGTGTAATTGGACAAGTTGACGGAATGAACTCTTTTGTCGCTAAAACCAATGGCGGAAATGTAAACCTTGCTCAGTGGAATTCTACGGGGATATGGGTAGAGCCTAGCGGTGATGGTGTCACTTGGATCGGCGATCGATGGTATCGTGGTAGAGTGCTATTAACCCGTCAGGGTGGTGGAATTACTGCGGTTAACTATGTGGACATAGAAGAATACTTATATAGTGTAGTGGGAGCAGAAGCAATTCCCAGTTGGCCTCAAGAAGCCTTAAAAGCCCAAGCAGTAGCCGCTCGAACCTATGCTCTATATAAACGCAACACCAGTAAAAATAGCGTTTTTGATCTTGATACCACCACTGCTACGCAGGTATATAAAGGATTAAGCAGTGAATACACCACCACCCATCAAGCGGTAAGAGCAACTAATGGGCAAATCATGACTTATAATAATCAACCCATTTTAGCAGTATTTCATTCATCTTCGGGTGGGCATACGGAAAACGTTGAAGATATTTGGACTTCTCCCCTACCTTATCTCAGGGGTGTAGTGGACTATGATCAAACTGCGCCCGTTTTTCAGTGGAATAAAACCGTTTCTCCTTCTGCCATGAGTCGTGTCGCTGGTGGGGTGGGCAATATTCGAGCTTTAGTACCTCAAAAAACAACCCCTCAAGGTAGAATTGTTACTATGCAAGTCGTGGGCGATCGAAGTACAAGAAATGTTGCGGGTACACAGTTAAGAAGTGCTTTAGATTTACGCAGTACCTTATTTAGAGTATCCACTTCAGGTAATACCATTCAGGTATCAGGGAGAGGATTTGGTCATGGTTTAGGATTAAGCCAATGGGGTACATTTTATTTAGCTCAAAACGGCGTTGATTATCGTCAAATTCTCGGACATTACTATCAAAATGCTCGACTTGCCACCATGAGAACAAGATAA
- a CDS encoding glycosyltransferase family 2 protein, protein MPCLNEAETLATCIKKAQWYLQEYQVTGEVVIADNGSTDGSQNIAIELGARLVNVKEKGYGSALMGGIMAARGEFIIMADADDSYDFTALNPFVEKLRSGYDLVMGNRFKGGIKEGAMPFLHKYLGNPVLTWIGKLFFKSPCNDFHCGLRGFRKQAILDLNLRTTGMEFASEMVVKATLNGLKLTEVPTTLSPDGRTRKPHLRTWRDGWRHLRFLLLYSPRWLFLYPGFFLMVMGFITTIILLGSPRVHSLLYSATAIIIGFQLVNFAIFTKVYAIQEGLLPPDKKLFNLLDQFSLEQGLILGTILFFIGVITSIIALFQWESTGFMALNPALTMRLVIPSVTAIALGLQIIFASFFLSVFQLKVKV, encoded by the coding sequence ATGCCTTGTCTAAACGAGGCGGAAACCCTCGCTACCTGTATCAAAAAAGCTCAATGGTATCTGCAAGAATATCAAGTTACTGGAGAAGTTGTTATTGCGGATAATGGTAGTACTGATGGATCGCAAAATATTGCGATCGAACTAGGGGCAAGATTAGTTAATGTGAAAGAAAAAGGCTATGGTAGTGCGCTAATGGGAGGAATTATGGCAGCGCGAGGAGAATTTATTATCATGGCGGATGCTGATGATAGCTATGATTTTACTGCCTTAAATCCCTTCGTGGAGAAATTGAGAAGTGGTTATGACTTAGTGATGGGGAATCGTTTTAAGGGTGGGATTAAAGAGGGTGCGATGCCTTTTTTACACAAATATCTAGGGAATCCCGTTTTAACTTGGATAGGGAAATTGTTTTTTAAGAGTCCATGTAATGATTTTCATTGTGGTTTAAGGGGATTTCGTAAACAAGCTATTCTTGACTTAAATTTACGCACAACTGGCATGGAATTTGCTTCGGAAATGGTAGTAAAAGCGACTCTTAACGGCTTAAAACTAACGGAAGTACCGACTACCTTATCACCGGACGGGCGCACCCGTAAACCCCATTTGCGTACATGGAGAGACGGTTGGCGACACCTGAGATTTTTATTATTATACAGCCCCCGTTGGTTGTTTCTTTATCCAGGGTTTTTCTTGATGGTGATGGGTTTTATTACTACCATTATTCTCTTAGGTAGTCCTAGAGTTCATAGTTTATTATACTCTGCCACTGCTATTATTATTGGATTTCAGTTAGTTAATTTTGCTATTTTTACCAAAGTTTATGCTATCCAAGAAGGGTTATTACCTCCTGACAAAAAATTGTTTAACTTGCTAGATCAATTTAGTTTAGAACAAGGATTAATTTTAGGTACAATATTATTTTTTATTGGGGTTATCACTTCTATTATTGCCTTGTTTCAGTGGGAATCAACGGGTTTTATGGCATTAAACCCTGCTTTAACTATGCGTTTAGTTATTCCTTCTGTTACAGCGATCGCCTTGGGATTACAAATTATTTTTGCTAGTTTTTTTCTGAGTGTTTTTCAACTAAAAGTAAAGGTTTAA